The nucleotide window ttcccctcACAATCTCTTattctctcttctcttcctcgagttcactctctctctctctcacaaccTCATCTCCTTCTCCCCGAGCTACATCACTCACCCACACGATGACAACGACGGCATCActatcaccatcaccatcacccaCCACAAGTGTCAACCTTCTCCCTCCCTCATTCTCTGGGAAGCACAAAGGCTACCCAGCCTTTTTTGGAGAGTCCGACGGCTTCGAGCCATTTCCCGACCACAAATGGACTTGAAAATGGTAAAATCATAATTTACTCTTAGTGGTTTTCATTTTTGTGGGTAGATCGCATGCTAAGGTGGAAAATCATAGTTAAACGGAGCTCGGGAAGCTTCGACTTCCTCCTTCGCGAATTTGGCCTGGAAACCGGGTTATTCCAACCTAAACCTGGAAACCCAGTTATAACCCAGGCCTTTGGGCCTTGCAAACCCGGGCCTTCGGCCCACTAAATCCAGCCCAAGTCTAATAGCCCTAAAGCCCAAACCCTAGGTCCTTCGGCCCTATCTAAACCCAAACCCATTTAACCCTTGGCCCAACCCATGTGGAACCAACCCAGATCCCAGGGCACACGTAGATGTTTGCCTTGGCTGGCACTTGGAGCACACGCACTGCCATCGGAGGTACTATGCTCAGCCACCGTCCATGGCGACACCGTCGACCCAAAATAACGCGTGGTGGCGTGTGCGGCGGCGAGTGGGGGTACCCGAGGTCTTCCTTATGTttttcgacgtcctgaatccgtttaTGACATTCGTTTCCTGAAATTCATTCGTTATGGTATAATTTTagtaattggaccctttatgtgcttaggtgcatttattgtggcgtttccgtcttcgctatTTTGCATGGCTCTTCGACGGCGACGTATCTATGAGTTGACCCCTTCTAAAATACAtgattttactattagaaatgcatacatgagaagcatgatttaatggttacgttttatgaaacatttATGAATAAATTGGTTTCATGCTTTATCGACTTTacgttctttgtagtatatatgattgatgactatatactatgaacATGATTTaagatatgatgtttgagctgTTGAGCTCCGTTGAgatatatatacttatattttggaaatattatgtttaatgatttttgtgcttatctagtggtcactatATGCCTACGGGCAAATGATACTTCTATATATGCCTTCAGGTAAGTGTTGTAGGAGCCTACGGGCGATTGATACTTATATATGCCTTCGGATGGGTGCTGTAGGAGCTTACGGGCGAATGAATTGTTCTAAATGAAAAGTTCTATATGCCTTTGGGCTATATTGATACCATTATTTAGCACACTAtgtatgatatatgttttacgaaggttatatggcatgctagggttttggaaaacctattacatattgtactattgagttttcataaactttggagGTTAGTACGTCAATGAATAACTGTTTTAGTAgtacttatatatcaacttggtccactcatgttttgttttgtgccccctcaggacttagaatcgaggcgtacaattCCGACGTCAGGGCACTCCCTgtatcggcatcttcgagtcctctcggtgtaagACCCATccttttgttcattcaattttatattatttcctttCTAGAGTCTcgaattagttgtatgctctgaacatgttccACAATTGCATAATCATTGTAGCTAAACTTATAACTTTTATTTATATTCGTATTTCTTCATTCTACTCATGCATGATAGTATGGCTTCGTCACATTTGGGTGTCGGCTAGCACGTGTCTACCCTAGTGTTTAGAGGATATCAGGGTCGGGCGTGTCATTCTCACAACACCTAACATGCATGAACatttttaaaatcttaattgactACTCTTGAATAtggaagtatttttaaaatcctttaaaatcctaTTTTGACTACACCATGACTTCAAAGTATTATAAAATCctcctttaaaatcttaattgactACATATTGATTttaaaatctattaaaatcatATGGAATCATAGTTTGATTACACCCTCTAAATTGTTGTTCTCGAAGAAAGTagggaggaagaagagattAGTGGGGCCCATAACccattatgttttatttttagttcGTTAAGCGGTGGATTGGTGATGTAATGTGTACAAGTGTCAAGTCATGGTTGGTGGAATTCCAGGTCAAAAATTTCCCCTCATTGTGAAGTTAAgacttttcacttacaaataaaaacgaatactactagattgtagtactaagaGTGTAGTTAATCAAATAAACCATGGGACATAGATCTTCTTCATATCTCATTAAATTCGATAATCATCCCATAAACTCATTTCGTTGTCATACCTCACATAAACAGAGATCTTGTTACGTCTCTCTATCTCTTGAACGATGATATTTCCTAATCATTACATTCCGAAAGATGAGGTACGGAGAGAATCCAAATTCGTAGAAAGCAGGTGGAAGGTATAAATAACTCTCTTTCCAATCCAATTATTCCTTCCAtcaaattttggttaatgtgttTCACCATAAGGTAGCAGGGTAAATTAGCCGAACGAGTATTCACACACAATGTGTTTCACCATAAGCTACATAGAACTCACTCTCAATGGCGTCTTCAGAGAAAATAAGTCGGTTCACCACTAAAAGGTCGCCACGTTTCAGTACATGGTCATCCAGAACACATTGGATTCCCCTTGCCCGTACCTTTGTTTCCGCGTACGATAGCGGAACGTACCTAGCAAGGCGCGAAACGCTcacactttctctctcctcttctcatTGGGCGTCCCACTCTCGCTTCGctactccctctctctctccaactcTCCTCTTTTTCTCCAACAGTCTTCcatctctctctaaaatctctctatctctctctctctctctctctctctctctctctctccccgcaTACAATTCAAGACGGAATTTCAGAATTCACACTTGCTTTGAAAGGTTTTGATCAAGTTTTTTCGATGACTTTGATTTCTGGcggtatttttttattttcataggAAAGAATATTCAATTGTCTTTCTCTCTGTCTCCgtcgttttaaagttgtttgGTCCCATCTGTTTTTCGAGGGATCGTTGTCGTCGTCATCAGTTGTGGATTTCTGACATGGCCTCTTCCGCTTCCGGAGAAGCCCTCAAACCCTCCGTCTCCAACAAACTCAAGCAGCAAgaggtactttttttttttgtaatttaatttgatttaatttaacCAATTCgacttttgggttttattttttctgggttgctgTTAAATTTTGTGATGGGGTTTTGCGATTTTGGGTCGTTTGTGATGAACTTTTTGACTCGCGGGTTTGATTGATTGCCTTGCAATTGTGGGTTTAATTCTTGAATTTACTTGGAGGccctgcaattttttttataagttatCTGGGTAATCTGGTGCTTTACTTCTTGGTTATCAACTACATGATATGTTTTTTCACAGTTTACTTTTCTGCACTAGTGGTTTATCTGTTTCTTTACCGAGTGTTTTGATCACTCACTAAAAAGCTTACAGTCTCAGCAAAAGCTGATTGTTTCGGTTAAAGTGTCTTCTTTTTTGTTGGCATTGAACTTTCAAGAGCTTTCGCAATGTAAATAAATCCACTTGTGATCGTCACCACCCGTTTAGTTCCATGCGGAAATGTGCATCGAACTTGTTATGATCGCTGTTATTGTTATTGTCACAATTACCATCTGCAAAGTTGTAAGCTTTCAGTATGGTGTTGCGTACTTGCTGTTAATTAAAAATACTGGTGTTGGTTTGACCTTTTATCGTTACCCTCGCCACTCGTATTATTGCAATATATTGcattgttttcaattttaagaATACCAAGTTTACATATGCAACGGAAGttgcaaagaaaaataaattcttGTAGGTATGTATGTTAATATTTTAGTTGCAGTAGTATCGAACAATTTCAGCTTCCTTGAAGTAATTTTTCTCCCCTAGGGAGCTTGTTTACCAACAAAGATcaattaagaatttttttttataatggtATTGAAATTGACTTGGTTGGTAATGGAAACAGTTAAGTTTTGAAGAATGAGATGGAAGAATGAGTTAAGCTGTATTATCTGTAGTAATTTTACAGTAGATGATTATTAGTTCCCTTTTCTTATGTCTTATGTACCATTGCATGATTGTAAATTTGTACTACTTTCTGTAGGGTGCTTTGGACATGGACAGTGATGCTGGGAACTCATCTAGTGTAGTCGGATCAAAAGATAATGTTGATCTCCTAAAGAGTTCAACATCAGGATCAACCAATTCAAATGTTGTCAAAACTTCCAATTGTTTTTCATCTAATGATGATGATATGAGCATGGACGATGAAGaagacgacgacgacgatgatAATGACTATGATTACGATGACAACGATGGTTTTCTGTATGATGTTGGTGATGATTTGCAATCTCAGTTTGATAATGTGGACTTGCCTCCTGGTGTAGAAGCAACTCTTCCCTGGTTGAATGATCCATCACCGAGTGAGAAACCATCCACTAAGACGCTAGCTATTTCAGATCTACCACCATGTAGTTCAACTGTTCATTGTGAAGCAAGTTCAACTGTTCCTTCTGAGGCAAGTTCTACTAAAGAACCGGCAGACAGCAATGACGACAGTATCATGCAAACGTCTCAACAGTTTAAGCAATTTGATATGGTGGAAGATTTCTCGGATCACCACTTTAGCCGCATGGGATTTTCAGATGGGCAGGTGAGTTAGTTAGTTGAACTTGTGCTTCACACCTGTCCCCTCCCGAACATTTATGTGTGAGCATGTGCGTGTCCACATCTCTCTTTATAGATGTTCCCTGGTCTGGCTGTGTGACACAGGCTTGAGTGCACACATAAACTCTGCATGTGCAAATTGTGGAGTGTGTATGTCTGTTTTTGTGAATATGGACTAATCTGTGTTTGTTTCTTGATAGCCACCCAAGTCTTGGGCTAAGCAAATTCAGGATGAGtggaagattttggagaagGACTTACCGGGTGAGTTCTACCGATTCACTATGCTTGATTATACAGGTGTTGGAATAttcttgtgtttttaggttCTCTGTAGTGCTACCGTTGTTTTCCCCATTAGAAACTTCACCTATTTTTCAAAATCAGTTCCTTTCCTTTTTGGTCATGTCATGGCATTAGTTTAGTAGGTTGGCTCATATCctctcatttcaatttttcttgcGCAGACACTATATTTGTCAGGGTTTATGAAGCTAGAATGGAACTTCTGAGGGCAGTAATTATAGGACCTCCGGGCACTCCCTACCATGATGGTCTTTTTGTCTTTGATTGTCTCTTCCCCACTAACTATCCTAAATCACCACCGGTGTGTATTTGGTGCTATTGCATTGGtgctttattttatattttgtctATTGTAGataattttgattttcttttgtcAGATGGTATACTACTATTCAGGTGGTCTTCGATTGAATCCAAATTTGTACGAGTGTGGGAAAGTTTGCCTCAGTCTCTTAGGCACTTGGAGTggcaaacaaaatgaaaattggGTCCCAGGTCAATCAACAATGCTACAAGTTTTAGTCTCTATACAAGCTCTTATTTTGAATACAGAGCCCTTCTTCAACGAGCCCGGTCATGAGAGAACGTATGTTGGAGCAGAAGGGCGAAGGCATTCCCAAAAGTACAATGAGGATACCTTTATTCTATCTCTAAAGACAATGATATATACACTAAGGAGGCCGCCTAAGGTATGATTGCAGCAACCATCTCCTTTACAGTACACTCATCTTCTATTTGtattaacattttctgttgtttcTTGATGGAGGGTTGATTTACTAGAATGATGAAGTAGATTGTCTCTGCTGAACTTTGACTTGCTACCAGAACAGTAGGGAATTTTCTTTCTCACATTTGTGCTTTGTGGGGTTGAAACAAGTAGCCTTGCTGTATAAACACCGGTTCTGATCGAGTATTATTGTAGAATTTAGTTGTGCTAGGATGGTTTTCTCTGCTTGCTGTTGCTGTTAGAAAACTACGCTGTTACCTAACCCCCCAAGTTCCAGAATGAATCTTAGCAGCTTAGATGAAAAAAGTGAATAGGGAAGTCAGTTTGTATGCTATCTTTTGTTTTGAGAGGCGCTTTCTGTTTTGTATCTTATGTTTGTAGGTCCGTCACCTAACCAAGTGAGTTTTCTTGCAGTATTTTGAGGACTttgtcttgggccattttcgcGATCGTGCACACAATATTCTGGCAGCATGTAAAGCATATACTGAGGGCATTTTGGTAGGGTCTGATATCACGTCCCAGAATGCAGAAAAAAGTGGCTCCTCACAATTCCGGGCAACTGTAGCTAAGATGATGAATACACTCGTTACACATTTCACCAGAAATGGATCAACCGACTGTGACGAGTTTCGAGTTGGAGCCTGAATCACATTTGATTGGCAGCTGACTTGATGGGATTGGGAAGGTAATAAGATTTAAGATAAATTAGCGAGGTGAAACGAAATCATTGGACCTGCGTATGGTATTTTTGGTTTCCATCTGCTTTCCAATACTGGTATTTTGGAATTGGTTAGTTCATTTTTCAGTCTGTTTTAACGTTCGGGATTCTGGGGTAGTTCATGTACGCATAGTAGGATGGCGTGGATGATGAAATTCATGTTGAACTGCGACTTGGCTTATTGCTACGTTGATCTAATTGTGACCTTGTTTAGATGCTTATTTCAATCCTAGCCAAAACAATTTATGTCAATTTCCCACGTGATTGCGTGACGAGTTTTACTTTTTGATTCCTGTTGTACACAATCATGCGTAAATATCTCGTAACGTAAATATCAACTTCAATTCAATGAAGTGTAGggtaaaaatatattataaaattgAAACTCTTATCATACGGACAATTACCCTACCTGAAAAATCAGGACACTAATTTACCCGAACCGAAAAAATGATGGTCTAGGACCCAAGCCCATAAAAcaaaagttgaatatcagagtccGCAAcgaataaattataaaataataaaagtattATTAAATAAACTGAGATTGCCGAAATGGCTACAAAACccgctacattgtgactaacttattttcaaactaaattacaagcaatatttatagagaactaaacctaagaaactCTAACTCGGATGGGTTAGGtccaaatcctaaactaacaagcaaaacccaaatactaaaataaacctaaatactaatattttcaaataaaaaatttctagcGATGAACGGCTGTGATTTAACCCCTTAAAATACCGTctcattttttttgcttttgttgcaTTCTCTAGTACATATATCATCCAAAACCCAGTGCATTTGCACTAGTTAGTATCTTTCTTTGACTTCCAAGTTTTCTGATACAAAACCTAGTAGCTACTTTCCATTTATTTTACCCCGTCTTGTTTTCATACAACCTGCACATCCGCGCTGTTCTCTCGAGCCTCGAGACGATTGAatcttcaacatacaagcttcgtTATCATGGAGACTGCTAGCAGCCTAGGATTACCAGTCGGATGCCACTTCGAACCATCCAACAAAGAGCTTTTGCTTCACTTTCTTAACAACAAGGTGCGTGGTCTACCGCTTTCTTGCAACGCCGCGATTGAATGCAATCTTTATGGAAACGAAGAAACATGGAGGCAGTTGTTCGATCAAACTGGTGAAAGATTCTATACTTTTTCACCGTGTTAAAGAAGAAGACGGAGAAGGGTTCACGGGTAGAGAGGACCTCATCTGGAGGATGCGTTATATGGAAAAGCCAGAACGATAAGCCTGTCAAGGCTAAACTTGATCCTCGTGAATCGACTGAGACTCGTATCGGGTTTAAGCGAATGTTTTCCTATGTTCCGAAAGAGGGTTCGACGTCTAAGGCAAAAGGAGATTGGGTCATGTATCGACTTGATGATAGCTTTCTCAACAAGAATAACAAAGTAATACTAATACatgtgtttgggttaatatttgaatattgaGCTAAACTGAAAGAGGACCCAAAGATGGCAAAACAAGATGAATCTACCCGAGGCCCAGCGTCAAGCCTAGAGGCAAACTGAAGCCTTCTCAGCCAAAACATAAGCCACGTGTTAATGATGGAAATGATAAGTGATGAAGACTAACTCACAATCAGCCAAAAGACACTTTCCAGTGGCactacaagtaaaaagctgatgactcactaccctatAAGAAGCTTTCGGGCAAGAGCAATGCCCTAACCCCTGGGGCCAAATCGcctataaaaggaagaagagacaACATAGATAAGGatactcaaccaatcaaacaaacaagcatACAAACTCTGTTcccaagccagatttgcataaaAAAGCTGAAATCAACCTAGATTCAGTCCTTTTAGTGATAGTTCCTTGAAAAAGCTATCTCTTGTCTAATATAAAAGCTTTGCTACCTCTCTTAGTGTTATAGTATCGATTCCGtcgtgtaaacttgtttaccatacatccctttttttgttctttattaatttcCCAAACTCGTTTGTTCATGCATGTTCGTCATTGAGTGGTTTGGTTTGCTGCAGCGGTCTTTCATAAATTTGGTTCCATCTTTCGTCAGTTTCTGtttaaaaagggtttatttatttttaatactacttatgaatacttTACGTAACTTTTTCTTGTTTCATTAAGGTTTTCATGAATCCGAATCACCGTTTACTAACGATGTTGTTCTTTGTCTGAATTAATACATAtatagattatgaatctaaatATCCTTACATTCAAAGTCAAAAAATAATTTACGATCTGAATTTTTCTTATCTATCATTTTGACGAATCGAGTTatctttcaaaatttaaagtttCTCGGTTGATTAGTGATTAGCTTTTAATTGAATTTTCTCCATAACCAGTTGATTAAGAACTATTTCAAACATTCTTTGTGTGGTAAATGGAGGGATTAATTATGGGGGATTGattcaaatgatttattataTGTTGATTAAAGTTAAAAAGCAGCTCCCTTACCTTGTACGTGCGTTTCATGTTTGCAGGCAAACTATCTTCTTTGTCGcgtaataaataaacaaaagttacaaacatggagcCAGCCAAGACTGATCAGAGGGAATGTCAACCAGGAGATGCAGTCCAGTATTGTCAGTGAACCATACCATAAGGAGcagaatgatgatgatgatgaggtgGATGTTGGCAGTGAAATCTTAAAGCTTTTAGATCAAGACTAGAGCACTACATGAGCAGCAGAATTATGGAAAAAGAATTTCAAGTGACTGAAGCTGAAGAATTCATGAACCACAACATATCACTTTCGTTAATTGTTTTTCAGTGGGTATTGGCCCAGTCACCTCgcctattttatttttcccttcatattattaataaaaactAGTAGTGAGGGGACGGGCGGGAGATTTCTGGGTGCAACGGTCCTTTCTTCTTTGGGAGAGGGTTGGTGCCTCGCACACGATTATTGACAAAGAGCTAATCTCGCCTAatctttttctaaatttttttaccaaactGAGATCATTACAATTGAACTATTATTTACTTTTTTGTCACTACTACTAGAAAATACCATTTTACTGACAAATTCTAAGGTGACAAAGCAACCAAGCCACTGCCTATGAGTTGCACGCTCATTCTTCAACAGGCACGCAGTCAGAGCCCTGGGCTCCTCTCACTGCTTGGGAGCTTACTGTTTCATGTTCTATTTCACTCCCTATTCCCTAATGGGGGTTCTTTTCACCCTTCCCTCATAGTACCACTTCATTATCTGTCACCCAAGAGTCTTTAGCCTTGCAAGGTGGTCCTTGCTGATTCACATGGGATTCCACGTGTCCCGAGTAGTTTCATTTCTATCACCACTACAACAAAATATCATATTCATTTCTTCAAATTTCGTGGGTGGAACCCAACTCGTTTTCTGAGCACTGTGAGTGGAGCCCACCTTGTTTTGCATGTCATGGTTCACCTAATTCTACGTGAGCTAAGTTCATCTAGTTTTGCATGCGTCAAGCCCACCTAACACCcttgttttttgacaaaaatgcaaattttttatttttgccaaATATTTTTCTAGAGCATTAAGTTAAACTTTTTAAGGAATTCGGATGcacttttataatttattgagcaacaaatgtatattGAGTAAAATATTTGAGCCGGAAAAAAAACACAAGTGAAAAACATAGTAGTGAGTCTCAAAACATTGTTAAATGGAGTTTGATACTCAAGAATCTCAACAAAAGTCtcaccttaattttcaaaacttcacagtGAGGCGAAgatgaaattaaataaattgaatggtgatttatgtacgaatttgtAAAATCGATTGAAAACCGTGAGTCTTAAtccacttttaaaaaaaaatgcagattttttattttctcaaaatatttttcatgagcATTAAGAAAATCTTTATAATGTATTTGAAAGCAGATTTACGATTTATTGAGTAACAAGTGTATATTTTGTATAAGAAGTCATTTGTTAACCTTTTCACtttcaatttttggtttttaattcactttttttgaaatttgaaaaatgaaaaatgaaaaccaatAAATAAAAACTCATGGCCAAATTTTGAAATCTCAAGACATCAgggttcttattttttttaatttttaactgaAGCTAGTTACCAAACAAAATTTCAGTAaatgaataaaaacaaaacaatatgaTTATCAAATGACCCCTAAAATCTACGATGTTGCTCATCCAACTAACGTAATACACTTTACTtttgatttgataaaaaaaagttccaccaattccaacaaaattaacttttaaattttatcgaATTAGATACAATTGCTTTATAGCATATGAAGTTGGTAATGGCTATATTGACCATGGGATTATCCTTTTTCTGTTATTTTAtttccatttttgttttcttaaaggTATATTAGATACCAACAATCCAATATCCTAGTGGATAAGAGCGATAGATTTTCATCCATGCACATTCTGAGTTCGAAACATCCCCTcccttaaattattgtaataatttcgAACTCTCTCCCCTCACTCTACTAATAGTAAATTTATAGAAAATGGAAAACACCAATCATCCAGTGGCATGCAAGGTAAAGCCTTGGCATTGATATCCGGCAAATCAGTCACCAGACAGCAAAACGACGGCGAATAATAAACACAAACCGTGAAATCAACTGCAAGCTTGTACATTttttactcaaaaaaaaaaaaaaaaatcgattaAGAACAAAAGGTTCTACAGAAAACCTTAAACAACATGCATGCGCCGCGAGTTAAAGATAAAAATGTTAAGACGCCAAAGCTCGGTTACATTTGTACAATCaattaacaaaacaaatttgatgaaaagcAAGCATATCCAGAAGCAAAAATTGTAATGAAAGAACAAAATTATTTACCAGAAACGGATGCGTGGTAAAATCACTGATTGATCGAACCTCAACGGCCAAAACATAGTGCATGAGCAACAACTTTGTATTCCAATCCAGCAACGTCTCACTTCCAAAATGATTTGAATTTAGTCCAGCTGGAGGATCTGAAGACAAAGGCAGCTCGCTTCGTTGATATTTTTGTCACTGTTTTCTAGCTCCACAAAGACAATCTGCCAAGAAGCACATAAATGTAAATAGATCATATTGCCAATTTCCGCCATTGAACTTGTTAACAACTTGAGCATCCATTCATGAAAAACTGCCTAGCACTAATGTGTGAATTTCGAGTTACAGGGAGGCCTAGGGTTTACTAGCACCCATTACACCAATGAGTGAGCTTGTGAGCATAAGGTGGGTTAGGGTTTACTCGAGTGTTTTAGGGTGAAGAAAACGTGTGCCTATAGGGTCTAGGTATTGGTGAGGTGTATGAAGAGAGTGAAAATGTGTTTTCCTCTTCGATAACCTTTGTCATAACTTCTCATTTGTTTTATGAAGGAACAAATTTGACGGTAACACGAAAaagccacaaaaaaaaaaaaaaaaaaaatacctcaATGGAGAGAAGGAAGCTCTATGCGTCATTGGAGGGTTGTGTCTCAGTTAGCTCTGAACTCAGCATATGGTGAAGAAGAACATCAATTCTCTGGCTCCGAGTTTTGGAGCTGCACAAAACTCAAGATATGAGTTTCGACTATCTATAACACTTTAAAAATAGGCTTAGCTACCAACTTTACGCATCCACAAATTTCTTGAAATACATACCCCAAAGGTCGACGTCGATCTTTTACTCCTTCCTCttcctaaataaataaaacaggaTACAACTTAATCATTCAGGAGTACTGAATCGTTAGTGGTTACATGCCAATTATATATGACCCATGATAATAGGACAAAAAAA belongs to Malus sylvestris chromosome 17, drMalSylv7.2, whole genome shotgun sequence and includes:
- the LOC126610973 gene encoding probable ubiquitin-conjugating enzyme E2 25, with protein sequence MASSASGEALKPSVSNKLKQQEGALDMDSDAGNSSSVVGSKDNVDLLKSSTSGSTNSNVVKTSNCFSSNDDDMSMDDEEDDDDDDNDYDYDDNDGFLYDVGDDLQSQFDNVDLPPGVEATLPWLNDPSPSEKPSTKTLAISDLPPCSSTVHCEASSTVPSEASSTKEPADSNDDSIMQTSQQFKQFDMVEDFSDHHFSRMGFSDGQPPKSWAKQIQDEWKILEKDLPDTIFVRVYEARMELLRAVIIGPPGTPYHDGLFVFDCLFPTNYPKSPPMVYYYSGGLRLNPNLYECGKVCLSLLGTWSGKQNENWVPGQSTMLQVLVSIQALILNTEPFFNEPGHERTYVGAEGRRHSQKYNEDTFILSLKTMIYTLRRPPKYFEDFVLGHFRDRAHNILAACKAYTEGILVGSDITSQNAEKSGSSQFRATVAKMMNTLVTHFTRNGSTDCDEFRVGA